The genomic segment ACTTTATGTTCATTATAAAGCACCATGTTATCACGTAAGTAATCGAAACCGAGTTCGTTGTTCGTGCTATACGTGATATCCGCACTGTACGCTTCCCGTTTCTCTTCTTTCGATAAACTATTTAAGTTCAGACCAACTGAGAATCCGAGAAACTCATAAAGTAGCGCCATTTCCGTCGCATCACGACTTGCAAGGTATTCGTTCACGGTTACAACGTGTACGCCTTGACCCGCAAGTGCGTTCAAATAAACCGAAAGCGTTGACGTCAACGTCTTCCCTTCACCGGTTTTCATCTCCGCGATATTGCCCTCGTGTAAAGCAGCAGCCCCAATAATTTGCACACGGAATGGATACATGCCAAGAACACGTTTCGACGCTTCGCGAACGACTGCAAAAGCCTCAGCCTGAAGATCATCAAGCGTTTCTCCTTTTAAGAAACGTTCTTTGAATTCAGTTGTTTTTGCTGTCAGTTGTTCATCCGTAAGCTGTTCCATTTGTGTTGCAAGCGCTTCGACCTTGTCCGCAATCTTGTCAAGACGCTTCAAATCTCGTTTATTCATATCAAACATTTTATTCAATACGCTAAGCATTTAGGTCACATCCTCATTAGGTTCACCCTTCATTTTAACACTGTGAATTGCACGGTGCAAATGGTCTAGCCAAAACACATTAAGGAAATTTTGTATTGCGTGATGGGAGGACCATAATACGCGGGTATAATAGGTTTTTCCGCTCGTCCCCCACTATTGGAAATCAAAATAAGACCCCTAAGCAGTATTCCCGCTTAGGGGTCTTCCAAACTCAATTATCTATTTAGCTTGTTTCAATTAAGCCATATTTACCATCGCTACGTTTATAAACGATGTTTGTTCCATCAGAATCGGAATCTGTGAAGACGAAGAAATCGTGGCCAAGCATGTTCATTTGAAGAATTGCTTCTTCTTGGTCCATCGGTTTTAAATCAAAATTCTTAGTTCGGACGATCGCAAATGCCTGATCTTCTTCCCCATTTGCATCACTGTTTTTCTCTTCGCTTTTATTGACTGATGCGAAGAATGCTGCAACGCCTTCACGTTCACGGAACTTACGGTTTACTTTTGTTTTATATTTTCGAATTTGACGCTCTAACTTGTCAACAATCAAGTCGATAGCTGCATATAAATCGTTATGACGTTCCTCTGCACGAAGCGTTAAGTTTTTCATAGGAATTGTTACTTCCACTTTAGTTTGCTTATCATTGTAAACTTTCAAATTCACATGTGCAGTTGCGTTCGCATTTTCATCGAAGTATCTTTCGATTTTTTGCAATTTCTTCTCGACATGTTCACGAATTGCCGGAGTTACCTCGATATTTTCACCGCGAATATTAAAATCTAACATATGAACTCCTCCTTTAAGTTAACCTATACAGTACACTTCTACACATTCCCCATAAAGTCCTTCTAAAAACATTTAGAAAATTAAATATATTGTCGATTTGTGACGAATACGTTCAAAAATTACTTTTTTTCGTCCTTTATAGCGCTACCCAATGCACTTTCAGAGCGTCTGCGAAGTTTAAGCTCTTCGACGATTAAATGTTCAATTTCTACGTTTTCATCAAAATCATAACCGTACATGTATCCCCCACTATATGGCTTCTTCCACACAATTACGCCTTGCAGGTCGATTAATTTTTCATAAAGTGTGAATTTGATATGCAAGCGGACAGATTCACGTTCAAGAGGAATATCGAACTTCGCAAAAAGCTTTGCACCACCAGGACTGATGTCCAAGAAATGACATTCGCCCGGGCTCGATTCTATATCCGTTCCATTTTCAACGACAATCCGGAATTCAGCTACAAGCGGTTCCCCAAATGTATACCTAAAATATTCAGTCCGTTTATAAAGCATCTTCTCCACTCCGTTCTAACGCACCAAGATTTGTTTCTCTCATTATAGCAGACTACTTAACTTTCAACGAACTTCAGCCAAGCTTGCCGTTCTTCGCATTGTCCCGTCCAGCGTCGTCACAATCTGCTCATTGTCTACAACCGTTCCATGAATCGTAGCGTTCACTTCTTCCAGTGATGCACTCGATTCTGTCAGTAAGTCAGCAAATGAGCTTGTCATACGCCCGATGTCCATCGTTTCCTTTGTAATTGAAGCCATCTTGTCGTCAATCATGCCAAACTTCCGGTGAAGGTCACTCAATGTGTTGTGCATGAGTCCGATTTTCATTTCAGCGTCCACCGACAATGCTGCCTGTGTAACAAGTTTTCCTGTACTGTTCGTCAAATTGGCACGCGAGCGATCATTCATCGTGTTGACATTTTCCAAATTGCCATTTATTTCAACCAATGTCACCGCCGTTAATCCAGCAAGTTTCCTGATTTCATCCGCGACAACCGCGAACCCTTTGCCGTGCTCCCCTGCGCGAGCCGCTTCAATCGACGCGTTCAATGCAAGAAGATTCGTTTGTCCCGTAATCGTCTCAATCGACTTGGCAAGCGCATTCGTCTTCTCGATATTCTCAGTAAGCGCATCAAATGATCCGTTCAAATCAGTGAGATAAGCTTCCACTTCTTGCATACCTGTACGCAAGTTTTGCATGACTTCCACCATGTCTGCAGATTCAGCGCGAAGACTAGCTGTGTTTTCATTCATAAGGTGCGTTTCCTTATGCATATCAGCTACATCATCTTGCGTGCGTTGTGCATTTTTTGCGATGTTCGCAATTTGAAATGCTTCCTGTTCAACACTTGCTGAAACACCATCCATAATTGTCAGCAGTTCCTTCTGTGCTTCCAAATGTCGTCCAGCCGTCTCACCAATCGCCGTCAAATCAGCTGCAACCTGTTCAATCCCTTCATTCAACGAACGATGCTTACTCTCTTCTAAAAGCGTGTGTGCTGCCTGCTCAGTCGTAAATAAATCGACTTGCATTTCCAACTTTTTCGTCTGCTTTATTTGGATGAACAGCCCCACTGACATCAAGATCAGCACAAGCGCCAAACTTCCTTTGCTCGCTGCAATTTGCTCTTGATACGGATAGTTCATTAAAAATACGACCAGAACAGCAAGGGACAGCGCAAAACCATAGGTCATAATCCGCATGGATAAATGAACACTTGCAATACCTGCTATGAAAAACGCGATTCCAGCTGTCGCAACAGACGGTTCCCCTATAACCCCATTCAATATCGCGGCAAATCCCGTCACGCCTAGGACAATCCATGGAAACATGCGTTCAAAAATAGCGACCTTTTTCGCCAATGCATAAAACAATAACGTAACAACAACCGGTATCGCCATACTCACTGTCTTCAGCATACCTTGCCCCGTAACAAAATAAAAAATCAAGCCGATGAAACTAGAACCACCAAGTGTCACAAATAGAATGAAGTTCTTATTCGAAAATTCCTTCTGCCGCATGGTATCCACAGTGTGCATTCATAATCCCCCTTAGAAGTCCCTATCTATATACCTATCTCACTTGCCGTTGATTGAATTATCCAACATATTACTGTGAACCGATCATAAACAATGCATGACCGAGCATATACAACGCACAACCGATCATATATCATCCCAACCAAGCATATACAACGCACAACCGATCATATAACATCCTAACCAAGCATAAACAACGCACAATCGATCATATATCATCCCAACCAAGCATAAACCCCGCACGACCGAGCATATATCACGCCAACCAATCATAAGCAACGC from the Sporosarcina psychrophila genome contains:
- a CDS encoding methyl-accepting chemotaxis protein, producing MHTVDTMRQKEFSNKNFILFVTLGGSSFIGLIFYFVTGQGMLKTVSMAIPVVVTLLFYALAKKVAIFERMFPWIVLGVTGFAAILNGVIGEPSVATAGIAFFIAGIASVHLSMRIMTYGFALSLAVLVVFLMNYPYQEQIAASKGSLALVLILMSVGLFIQIKQTKKLEMQVDLFTTEQAAHTLLEESKHRSLNEGIEQVAADLTAIGETAGRHLEAQKELLTIMDGVSASVEQEAFQIANIAKNAQRTQDDVADMHKETHLMNENTASLRAESADMVEVMQNLRTGMQEVEAYLTDLNGSFDALTENIEKTNALAKSIETITGQTNLLALNASIEAARAGEHGKGFAVVADEIRKLAGLTAVTLVEINGNLENVNTMNDRSRANLTNSTGKLVTQAALSVDAEMKIGLMHNTLSDLHRKFGMIDDKMASITKETMDIGRMTSSFADLLTESSASLEEVNATIHGTVVDNEQIVTTLDGTMRRTASLAEVR
- a CDS encoding PilZ domain-containing protein, with protein sequence MLYKRTEYFRYTFGEPLVAEFRIVVENGTDIESSPGECHFLDISPGGAKLFAKFDIPLERESVRLHIKFTLYEKLIDLQGVIVWKKPYSGGYMYGYDFDENVEIEHLIVEELKLRRRSESALGSAIKDEKK
- the hpf gene encoding ribosome hibernation-promoting factor, HPF/YfiA family encodes the protein MLDFNIRGENIEVTPAIREHVEKKLQKIERYFDENANATAHVNLKVYNDKQTKVEVTIPMKNLTLRAEERHNDLYAAIDLIVDKLERQIRKYKTKVNRKFREREGVAAFFASVNKSEEKNSDANGEEDQAFAIVRTKNFDLKPMDQEEAILQMNMLGHDFFVFTDSDSDGTNIVYKRSDGKYGLIETS